The following coding sequences lie in one Aspergillus puulaauensis MK2 DNA, chromosome 3, nearly complete sequence genomic window:
- the NTF2 gene encoding nuclear transport factor 2 family protein (BUSCO:EOG09265BCT;~COG:U;~EggNog:ENOG410PP3P;~InterPro:IPR018222,IPR032710,IPR002075;~PFAM:PF02136) → MADFQGIAQQFVQFYYQTFDSNRQGLAGLYRDQSMLTFETSSVQGVGAITEKLGTLPFQKVQHQVATLDAQPSSEQGGILVLVTGALLVDDEQKPMNYTQTFQLQPDGAGSYFVFNDIFRLIYNAA, encoded by the exons ATGGCCG ACTTCCAAGGAATTGCTC AGCAATTCGTTCAGTTCTACTATCAAACCTTCGATAGTAACCGCCAGGGCCTCGCTGGTCTCTAC CGCGACCAGTCCATGCTCACTTTCGAAACATCCTCTGTTCAAGGTGTTGGTGCGATTACTGAGAAGCTCGGC ACTTTACCCTTCCAAAAGGTCCAGCACCAGGTCGCTACTCTGGATGCCCAGCCCTCTAGCGAACAAGGCGGCATCCTAGTCCTTGTTACGGGAGCTCTGCTG GTCGACGACGAGCAGAAGCCCATGAACTACACACAGACTTTCCAGCTCCAACCCGATGGTGCTGGAAGCTACTTCGTCTTCAACGATATCTTCCGCTTGATCTACAACGCCGCTTAA
- a CDS encoding translation machinery-associated protein 7 (COG:S;~EggNog:ENOG410PSPY;~InterPro:IPR015157;~PFAM:PF09072), with protein MGGASREGGKVKPLKSAKKDKKDLDEDDLAYKEKQRAEAKAKKDLLDKAKGKGPLNTGSQGIKKSGKK; from the exons ATGGGTGGCGCAAGCAGAGAAG GCGGCAAGGTCAAGCCCCTCAAGTCGGCCAAGAAGGATAAGAAGGAtctcgacgaagatgacctCGCTtacaaggagaagcagagagcCG AAgccaaggcaaagaaggatTTGCTAGACAAggccaagggcaagggccCGCTGAACACAGGCAGTCAGGGTATCAAGAAGTCTGGGAAGAAATGA
- a CDS encoding uncharacterized protein (COG:S;~EggNog:ENOG410PRX5) has protein sequence MWGKVSFQRTRKPSGDNPSSKDARGYQTPPPTAQSRAAKALPSPPSSHLPAPQPDPNRRVASSVYSRDTGVFDHHRQRSIRDTYQFPPQLHPPATAGAYSQGTGSVDISPPDSPISQVHSQDSSRVSPIEDASTQATYPGRIGSKLTSQIPVPRKRIDSQPGQQPPNPTPRVKATRWDDFSGEPTTSNQGRYAQATPSSVSFETHASAAIPQSTSSKIIGWGKEQLNSRRKPSESRNQYFYEATPFAPREPWRGQGGRSATITPIEEKPRNRSSSRLRMSRSNDRLREMNTPSPVAGIGAGTVTTTITAGEQNRQPQPRIRSRTNTYDTEAEPASRRPRNTSAVGGTAPPRVDLTSGPTLSASLTDLTLAEDDVNEPTSRFSVTTYNPTEAGSPTPSARNSITPSPPASIIETASQSSEATLSIMSRSRPVPSMMTSDKRPIRKPTPSEVPLEKSLPPNPSEMTAQDRIEMLEAKRNDLVRRRMNINTIINELTQVIQPSSVAYDMAAREEVKKTVASLNNELAEIKKEEHDIGLKILRAWKKREKEDVYGQSSSLWVKRVTS, from the exons ATGTGGGGGAAAGTGTCATTTCAGCGAACTCGCAAACCCTCAGGGGACAATCCATCGTCAAAAGATGCTCGAGGCTATCAGACCCCGCCGCCCACTGCTCAATCCCGTGCAGCGAAAGCGTTGCCATC CCCTCCTAGTTCCCATCTGCCCGCGCCTCAACCGGATCCCAATCGACGGGTAGCGTCTTCAGTCTATTCGAGAGATACCGGTGTTTTTGATCATCACCGCCAACGCTCAATCAGGGATACATATCAGTTTCCTCCGCAGCTTCACCCTCCGGCCACGGCTGGCGCCTACTCTCAAGGAACCGGGAGTGTCGATATTTCTCCTCCCGACTCTCCGATTAGCCAAGTTCACAGCCAAGATAGCTCTCGAGTTTCTCCTATAGAAGATGCATCCACGCAAGCGACTTATCCCGGCAGAATCGGGAGCAAACTCACAAGCCAAATACCTGTCCCGCGGAAGCGCATCGATTCGCAGCCTGGCCAGCAGCCACCAAATCCGACGCCGAGAGTTAAAGCAACCCGATGGGACGATTTCTCCGGGGAGCCGACAACAAGTAACCAAGGTAGATACGCGCAGGCTACTCCTAGCAGTGTCTCTTTCGAAACACACGCATCTGCCGCCATCCCTCAGTCCACCAGCTCCAAGATTATCGGTTGGGGCAAGGAACAGCTCAATTCGAGAAGGAAACCATCCGAATCTCGTAATCAATACTTCTACGAAGCGACTCCTTTTGCTCCACGGGAACCATGGAGAGGCCAAGGTGGTCGATCGGCAACAATAACCCCGATCGAAGAGAAGCCAAGGAACCGCTCCTCATCCCGTCTACGCATGTCAAGGAGCAACGATCGTTTAAGAGAAATGAATACCCCGTCGCCTGTCGCAGGTATAGGGGCCGGAACGGTAACCACGACAATAACAGCTGGCGAACAAAACCGTCAGCCCCAGCCTCGAATTCGCAGTCGCACAAATACTTATGACACCGAGGCTGAGCCAGCCAGCAGAAGACCGAGAAACACTAGCGCCGTCGGCGGCACTGCCCCGCCGCGCGTCGATCTTACATCGGGGCCTACGCTGAGCGCCAGCCTAACTGATTTAACGCTGGCTGAGGATGACGTTAACGAACCGACAAGTCGCTTCAGTGTCACGACCTATAATCCTACCGAAGCTGGGAGCCCAACTCCAAGCGCCCGAAACAGCATCACCCCTAGCCCGCCGGCGAGTATCATCGAAACAGCGTCTCAATCTAGCGAAGCCACCCTCTCAATCATGTCTCGGTCACGCCCAGTTCCCAGCATGATGACGTCTGACAAGCGACCCATCAGAAAGCCCACTCCCTCTGAAGTGCCCTTGGAGAAGTCGCTCCCCCCGAATCCGTCAGAAATGACCGCCCAGGATCGCATAGAAATGCTGGAAGCAAAGAGGAACGACCTCGTGCGCCGCAGAATGAATATCAACACGATCATCAACGAGTTGACACAAGTTATCCAACCGAGTTCGGTCGCCTACGACATGGCTGCTCGCGAGGAGGTCAAGAAGACAGTTGCCAGTCTTAATAACGAACTGGCTGAAATCAAGAAAGAAGAGCATGATATCGGCTTGAAGATACTCCGCGCCTGGAAGAAgcgcgagaaggaggatgtaTATGGCCAAAGCAGCAGTTTATGGGTCAAGAGAGTGACCAGCTGA
- the PRP4 gene encoding putative serine/threonine protein kinase (Prp4) (COG:T;~EggNog:ENOG410PGRU;~InterPro:IPR017441,IPR008271,IPR044092,IPR000719, IPR011009;~PFAM:PF07714,PF00069;~go_function: GO:0004672 - protein kinase activity [Evidence IEA];~go_function: GO:0004674 - protein serine/threonine kinase activity [Evidence IEA];~go_function: GO:0005524 - ATP binding [Evidence IEA];~go_process: GO:0006468 - protein phosphorylation [Evidence IEA];~go_process: GO:0045292 - mRNA cis splicing, via spliceosome [Evidence IEA]): protein MAPHRSRSASTASEGEIIESGSETKATTSQFPLNGSSVDRPTRVRNSSASVTKSPRRQRSRTRTQSRSRSPYRDYRGYKRRRDDDYDYDYSYDDSRRSGRTPPRRADYRRDDDRGYSQRQPRNYYDYDREENQIADLRYGDDYDQRREKRPRTRSRSPYREVRKRKQYSGDEWDSQRYQREDSVASQKNRRSYTTEQSVSERGKPPAVARHSRKDAETQKNQVQAASTAATSNGDDRVNDPAETVEEQPAEPVDEAAQLEERRRRREAIRAKYRDQAAPLRIQALHLSGDRDSTPPTSEAVTPSNETPDSAVTPNESNIDPFPELKINKDSDLVHGGAVDGTDKDEPSAADYDPTIDMKAEREKHGQQTGSNEVSAASYDETQTTKQDVLLPDAPPPPAETKTKHPYDMFADDDDDMFAEDNEETAQPTHASAASAVPQPRELDVSMMDNWDDPEGYYNLRIGELINGRYHVQQTLGKGMFSSVVRAIDSDTGNLVAIKIIRQNDTMRKAGLKEIDILEQLQEADPDDKKHMIKFLRSFEHKGHLCMVFENLSMNLREVLKKFGRDVGLNLRAIRAYAQQIFLGLSLMRKCNILHADLKPDNLLVNEQRNVLKVCDLGSASPASDNEITPYLVSRFYRAPEIILGIPYDYAIDMWSIGCTLFELYTGKILFTGRNNNQMLKSIMECRGKYPPKLLRRGSLAHLHFDEMSNFHSTEEDKITGRLVTRVMDFKKPTRDLKTRLMGKGTRGMSDSEAKELALFVDLLERCLSLNPEKRCTPAEALKHPFISRPKI, encoded by the exons ATGGCACCACACAGGTCACGGTCTGCATCGACCGCCTCTGAGGGCGAAATCATCGAATCAGGTTCGGAGACGAAGGCAACTACGTCGCAATTTCCTCTTAATGGCAGCAGCGTTGACCGTCCCACCAGAGTTAGAAATTCATCCGCATCGGTGACCAAGTCGCCCCGTCGGCAGAGATCGAGGACCAGGACCCAATCGAGGTCGCGTTCTCCATACCGAGATTACAGAGGCTATAAGCGTCGGCGGGACGACGACTACGACTATGACTATAGCTACGATGATAGCAGACGCTCTGGACGCACACCACCGCGACGCGCGGACTATCGACGCGATGATGATCGGGGATATTCGCAAAGGCAGCCCAGGAACTACTACGACTACGACCGGGAAGAAAACCAGATTGCGGATCTTCGGTACGGCGATGATTATGATCAACGAAGGGAAAAGCGGCCACGGACGCGAAGCCGGTCGCCATACCGCGAAGTTCGGAAACGCAAGCAGTACTCAGGTGATGAGTGGGATTCGCAAAGATATCAGAGAGAGGACAGTGTGGCGTCGCAGAAAAATAGAAGGTCTTATACTACTGAACAGTCAGTGAGCGAACGGGGAAAACCCCCAGCTGTCGCTCGACATTCTAGAAAAGATGCTGAAACTCAGAAAAATCAGGTTCAGGCAGCTTCTACGGCCGCTACCTCCAATGGCGATGATCG CGTGAATGATCCTGCAGAGACTGTTGAAGAACAGCCGGCGGAACCTGTTGATGAGGCTGCCCAGCTTGAGGAACGTCGCAGGCGACGCGAAGCTATCAGGGCTAAATATAGAGACCAGGCGGCACCATTGCGCATCCAAGCACTACATCTTAGTGGTGATAGGGACTCAACCCCTCCAACAAGCGAGGCAGTAACACCAAGTAACGAGACGCCAG ACTCGGCCGTGACCCCCAATGAGAGCAATATAGATCCGTTTCCGGAGCTTAAAATTAACAAAGACTCGGATCTAGTTCATGGTGGTGCCGTAGATGGCACTGACAAAGATGAACCTTCAGCCGCAGATTATGACCCTACTATTGACATGAAGGCTGAGCGAGAAAAGCACGGCCAGCAGACTGGGAGCAACGAAGTCTCCGCAGCAAGCTACGATGAGACGCAAACCACCAAACAAGATGTACTTCTCCCAGAtgcgccaccaccaccagcagaaacgaagacgaagcaTCCTTATGATATGTTTgcagacgacgatgatgacatgTTCGCCGAAGACAACGAGGAAACAGCTCAACCTACCCATGCGTCTGCCGCGTCCGCTGTACCCCAACCGCGGGAGCTTGACGTTAGCATGATGGATAACTGGGATGACCCTGAAGGATACTATAACCTTCGGATTGGTGAGTTGATCAATGGACGGTACCATGTGCAGCAAACCTTGGGCAAGGGGATGTTCTCATCTGTAGTGCGAGCGATTGACTCGGATACTGGCAATCTCGTGGCGATCAAGATCATCAGACAGAATGACACGATGAGgaaggctgggttgaagGAGATTGACATCTTGGAGCAGCTCCAAGAAGCGGACCCCGACGATAAGAAACACATGATTAAGTTCCTACGGAGCTTCGAACACAAGGGCCATTTGTGCATGGTCTTTGAGAACCTCAGCATGAACTTGCGAGAGGTGCTCAAGAAATTTGGCCGCGACGTAGGGCTTAACCTGCGCGCGATTCGAGCATACGCCCAGCAAATTTTCCTTGGGCTCAGCTTAATGCGCAAGTGCAATATCCTCCATGCTGATCTGAAGCCGGACAATCTCCTGGTCAACGAGCAGCGCAACGTTCTCAAAGTCTGCGACTTGGGttcagcatcaccagctTCGGATAATGAAATCACACCATACCTTGTCAGCCGATTCTACCGTGCGCCGGAAATCATCCTAGGGATACCCTACGATTACGCTATCGATATGTGGTCCATCGGATGCACATTATTTGAGCTGTATACGGGCAAAATCCTGTTCACAggccgcaacaacaaccaaatGCTCAAGTCAATCATGGAATGCCGTGGCAAATACCCTCCCAAGCTCCTCCGACGAGGCTCCCTAGCCCACCTCCACTTTGACGAAATGTCTAACTTTCATAGCACTGAAGAGGACAAGATCACCGGACGGCTCGTCACCCGTGTGATGGACTTCAAGAAGCCCACCCGCGATCTGAAGACCAGGCTAATGGGAAAGGGGACGCGAGGGATGAGCGATAGTGAAGCAAAGGAGCTGGCGCTTTTTGTTGACCTATTGGAGCGCTGCCTAAGCCTGAACCCGGAAAAGCGATGCACCCCAGCTGAGGCGCTGAAGCATCCATTCATTTCGAGGCCGAAGATCTGA
- a CDS encoding serine/threonine-protein kinase (COG:T;~EggNog:ENOG410Q2MY;~InterPro:IPR017441,IPR008271,IPR000719,IPR011009;~PFAM:PF07714,PF00069;~go_function: GO:0004672 - protein kinase activity [Evidence IEA];~go_function: GO:0005524 - ATP binding [Evidence IEA];~go_process: GO:0006468 - protein phosphorylation [Evidence IEA]), producing MLAPPLPFMYPHMLPTPPQSPPIPRYAPEDRLGLLLANRLELTSILGVGAYGVVYTAVDIHTDVLYAVKALNKAGLDPRQLKFQQREIKLHHMASQHPNVVSLVRIMDSIDCTYVVIEFCPEGDLFSSITDKSHFVGNDPLVKRVFLQILDAVHYCHSLGIYHRDLKPENILVTDQGLTVKLADFGLATTDYLTSDFGCGSTFYMSPGNLELPPKWSRFDKANLITECQQPNPRPMSYYQSAPNDVWSLGVILVNLTCGRNPWKRASFEDSTFRAYLKDPFFLKSILPLSDEMVCILSRIFEPDPSRRITIPELRQIILDCPRFTLNPMTPWGSTTGPLVNYIHPPQVPVPVVEDALNTEPSVCSSDSSQYSDAFSAVSDASSYTEGYSDMDSMSSLGPDETACKDDFPQPDPVACGDIPESPMTEPFVVCQQPYAYPIPVC from the coding sequence ATGCTGGCCCCGCCTCTCCCCTTCATGTACCCTCATATGCTTCCCACCCCTCCTCAGTCTCCCCCAATCCCCCGCTATGCCCCGGAAGACCGCCTCGGACTGCTCCTAGCCAACCGGCTGGAGCTCACCAGCATCCTCGGAGTTGGCGCCTATGGTGTGGTATACACAGCCGTGGATATCCATACCGACGTTCTATACGCTGTCAAGGCCCTCAACAAAGCTGGTTTGGATCCCCGCCAGCTCAAGTTCCAACAACGTGAGATCAAGCTCCACCATATGGCCAGCCAGCATCCCAATGTCGTCTCCCTGGTCCGCATTATGGATTCCATCGACTGCACCTATGTGGTTATAGAATTCTGCCCCGAAGGGGATCTGTTTTCAAGCATCACCGACAAGAGCCACTTTGTCGGGAACGATCCCCTGGTTAAGCGCGTTTTTCTTCAAATCCTGGATGCGGTCCATTACTGCCACTCGCTCGGAATCTACCACAGGGACCTCAAGCCGGAGAACATTCTGGTCACCGACCAGGGATTGACTGTCAAGTTGGCCGACTTTGGCCTTGCTACAACGGACTATCTCACTTCCGATTTTGGATGCGGGTCGACATTCTACATGTCGCCAGGTAACTTGGAGCTCCCCCCCAAGTGGTCTAGATTTGACAAGGCTAACCTCATCACAGAGTGCCAGCAACCGAACCCGCGCCCGATGTCATACTACCAGTCAGCACCGAATGACGTCTGGAGCCTGGGtgtcatcctcgtcaactTGACTTGCGGTCGTAACCCGTGGAAGCGTGCCTCATTCGAGGATTCCACCTTCCGCGCCTACCTCAAGGACCCATTTTTCCTCAAGTCCATCCTGCCCTTGTCGGACGAGATGGTCTGTATCCTCAGCCGCATCTTCGAGCCTGACCCCTCAAGGAGGATTACTATTCCGGAGCTGCGCCAAATCATTCTGGACTGTCCGCGATTCACTCTCAACCCTATGACTCCTTGGGGCTCAACAACTGGACCTCTTGTCAACTACATTCACCCTCCGCAGGTTCCCGTCCCTGTTGTCGAGGACGCCTTGAACACCGAACCTTCTGTCTGCTCCTCTGATTCGTCTCAATACTCGGATGCTTTCTCTGCCGTCTCGGACGCTTCTTCCTACACGGAAGGCTATTCAGACATGGACAGCATGTCTTCGCTTGGTCCGGACGAGACAGCCTGCAAGGATGACTTTCCCCAACCGGACCCTGTCGCATGTGGCGATATCCCAGAATCACCTATGACCGAACCTTTCGTGGTTTGCCAGCAACCATACGCTTACCCTATACCCGTTTGTTAA
- a CDS encoding PQ-loop repeat-containing protein (COG:S;~EggNog:ENOG410PIXB;~InterPro:IPR006603;~PFAM:PF04193;~TransMembrane:7 (o29-52i64-88o108-135i156-180o186-206i218-237o249-272i)): MGNPQETASLLFQHPYLKMYSSNLQCGHLVSPGAINFGLSILIVLGILVSYLPQLIRIATLRSSFGISPYFVLLGTSSGTFTFANMVSQRQSLQDIACCKDVSGLSCFAGLLGILQVAAQLLSFFAILILFVIFFPRESQTNPRSMAQKEEPTYRTALVVAGICVVHAAVMLIVTLAVGFRQPSSLQSWSNFCGVTAAILSSIQYFPQIYTTLRLRCVGSLSIPMMCIQTPGALVWAGSLAARLGSKGWSTWGILIVTACLQGTLLVLSVFFEYLGPNKGHSHDYNKDTPPSRSGESNDAQDEEGPYEETPLLQDSR; the protein is encoded by the exons ATGGGGAACCCCCAGGAAACTGCTTCGTTACTGTTCCAACATCCGTATTTGAAGATGTATTCTTCGAATTTACAATGCGGACATCTGGTTTCGCCAGGTGCAATCAATTTCGGCCTATCCAT CTTAATCGTGCTGGGAATCCTCGTCTCCTACCTACCACAATTAATCCGTATCGCCACGTTAAGGAGCTCCTTCGGAATATCGCCATATTTCGTGTTGTTGGGAACATCTTCGGGCACCTTCACTTTTGCAAACATGGTGTCGCAGCGGCAGAGCCTGCAAGACATCGCATGCTGCAAGGATGTCAGCGGGCTATCGTGTTTTGCagggctgctggggatcCTGCAGGTCGCAGCGCAGCTGCTAAGTTTTTTCGCAAT ACTCATTCTgttcgtcatcttcttcccacgGGAATCACAAACGAACCCCCGCTCGATGGCGCAGAAGGAAGAACCTACATACCGGACCGCGCTGGTTGTGGCCGGAATTTGTGTCGTCCATGCGGCAGTCATGCTGATCGTCACCCTCGCTGTTGGCTTCAGGCAGCCATCCTCGCTCCAATCTTGGTCGAATTTCTGTGGCGTCACGGCCGCCATTCTCTCTTCCATCCAATATTTCCCTCAAATCTACACCACTCTTAGGTTGCGTTGCGTAGGCAGTTTGAGCATACCAATGATGTGCATTCAAACCCCGGGAGCCCTGGTTTGGGCCGGTAGTCTGGCTGCACGGCTGGGTAGCAAGGGCTGGAGCACGTGGGGCATCCTTATAGTTACGGCGTGCTTACAAGGTACACTCCTTGTTTTATCAGTGTTCTTCGAGTACCTTGGCCCCAATAAGGGACATAGCCACGACTATAACAAGGATACTCCCCCGAGCCGATCTGGCGAAAGCAACGATGCccaagatgaagaaggcCCATACGAAGAAAcgcccctcctccaagacAGTCGCTGA
- the ish1 gene encoding double-strand break repair enhancer MSC1 (COG:S;~EggNog:ENOG410PKXI;~InterPro:IPR018803;~PFAM:PF10281;~SECRETED:SignalP(1-21)): MKLHLASWLVCTLATADAVGASTWFSKAVYNKWHETELERWLSDHDIPYPSPADRKNLESVVKTNWDLKVQKPLGQLSDHAGDRWENTKEWVFDTWTDSQLKSFLDRHGISSPQPRKRDTLLKTARENYESVARKLGEAAHYPGNWLYDQWSDSDLKVWLDERGWPVPQPSSRDRLIAAVRRNTRLASLQAKSIAASVVHSANSAQETLSEALFNAWSDSDLKRFLDEHGFHVPQGSQRNELIALARKHRAALVDQASSASSSVASTASDYIGAATSRAGNEYARATDNADLKSREAFDAAIDSWSDSRLKAFLDARGIPVPQKGKRDELVAKVRLNKHKAATGWTAWTFDTWDTEHLKKYLSSVNSKIANRAGVRRDELVNEAQKSFDKATAAGGSQLASATSYVKEATGNTRDATFDTWSHSDLKEYLDSYGVPVYQGSTLNDLRATARRNAHWFRYGTSTPQGALYDKFNNAAQWVLDQLKIGAASGRAQGQEAAEKLQHKVDEEEEKIRSEL; encoded by the exons ATGAAGCTGCATCTAGCCTCCTGGCTGGTGTGCACCCTTGCAACCGCTGATGCGGTCGGGGCGTCCACCTGGTTTAGCAAAGCTG TGTATAACAAGTGGCACGAGACTGAGCTAGAGCGCTGGCTCTCTGATCATG ACATTCCATACCCATCTCCCGCAGATCGCAAAAACCTCGAGAGCGTGGTGAAGACGAATTGGGACCTCAAGGTCCAAAAGCCACTTGGACAGCTCTCAGACCACGCTGGAGACCGTTGGGAAAACACCAAGGAATGGGTCTTCGACACGTGGACTGACTCACAGCTCAAGTCTTTCCTCGACCGACATGGTATTTCCTCACCGCAGCCACGCAAACGCGACACTCTTCTCAAGACAGCTCGTGAGAATTACGAGTCCGTTGCAAGAAAGCTGGGCGAAGCCGCCCACTATCCCGGAAACTGGCTGTATGATCAATGGAGCGACTCTGATCTGAAGGTGTGGCTCGATGAGCGCGGATGGCCTGTCCCTCAGCCTAGTTCACGGGATCGGTTAATTGCAGCTGTGCGCCGTAACACGCGCTTGGCCAGTCTGCAAGCAAAGAGCATCGCCGCCTCGGTCGTCCATTCAGCCAACTCCGCACAGGAGACCCTGAGCGAAGCCTTGTTCAATGCTTGGTCCGACTCCGATCTCAAAAGATTCTTGGATGAGCATGGTTTCCACGTTCCACAGGGCTCCCAACGCAATGAACTTATTGCGTTGGCACGGAAGCATCGTGCAGCTCTTGTCGATCAGgcctcttcagcttcttcttctgttgcCTCGACGGCCTCTGACTACATCGGCGCTGCAACATCCAGGGCTGGCAACGAGTATGCTAGAGCCACCGATAACGCGGACTTGAAGTCTCGAGAAGCCTTCGATGCCGCCATCGACTCCTGGTCTGACTCCCGCCTCAAAGCTTTCCTCGACGCTCGAGGCATCCCTGTTCCCCAGAAGGGCAAGCGCGATGAACTCGTTGCTAAGGTGAGGCTGAACAAGCACAAGGCTGCAACGGGCTGGACTGCTTGGACTTTTGACACCTGGGATACCGAACATCTGAA GAAGTACCTATCTTCAGTGAACTCAAAAATTGCTAATCGCGCAGGAGTACGCCGTGATGAGCTCGTGAATGAAGCGCAGAAGTCCTTTGACAAGGCCACAGCGGCTGGTGGCTCCCAGCTCGCTTCCGCAACATCTTACGTCAAGGAAGCTACTGGCAACACAAGGGATGCCACCTTTGATACCTGGTCCCACTCGGACCTTAAGGAGTATCTTGACTCCTATGGTGTCCCAGTTTACCAAGGGTCTACATTGAATGATCTGCGCGCTACTGCCCGACGAAACGCCCACTGGTTCCGATACGGTACCTCGACTCCTCAGGGAGCGTTGTATGACAAGTTCAACAACGCCGCGCAGTGGGTGCTAGACCAGTTGAAGATTGGTGCGGCGAGTGGTAGGGCACAGGGTCAAGAGGCGGCGGAGAAGTTGCAGCAtaaggttgatgaggaggaagagaagatcCGATCTGAACTGTGA
- a CDS encoding cytochrome b5-like heme/steroid binding domain-containing protein (BUSCO:EOG09264Z3D;~COG:S;~EggNog:ENOG410PP68;~InterPro:IPR036400,IPR001199;~PFAM:PF00173;~TransMembrane:1 (o12-35i)), with product MSADGTAPQAEVLSIASPINLLLVSVFTFIVYLQFRPKQPAVLPKAPPPVVFRTFIPKTLLEFNGENDKPVYLAVRGRVFDVSPGRNFYGPGGPYENFAGRDASRGLAFQSFDREMLTEDLSAPLDDLKDLDADQLENLQSWEERFSEKYLIVGKLVAEGDSEAPKS from the exons ATGTCTGCAG ACGGAACAGCTCCGCAAGCAGAGGT GCTCTCAATCGCCTCCCCTATtaacctcctcctcgtctctgTCTTCACATTCATCGTCTACCTACAATTCCGCCCCAAACAACCCGCCGTCCTCCCCAAGGCCCCTCCACCCGTCGTCTTCCGCACCTTCATCCCGAAGACCCTCCTCGAGTTTAACGGCGAAAACGACAAGCCTGTGTACCTTGCTGTCCGCGGCCGCGTGTTTGATGTTTCCCCCGGAAGGAACTTCTACGGACCG GGCGGACCCTACGAGAACTTCGCCGGCCGGGATGCTTCCCGTGGTCTCGCCTTCCAGAGCTTCGATCGGGAGATGTTAACGGAGGATCTATCGGCCCCGCTGGATGATTTGAAGGATCTGGACGCGGACCAGTTGGAGAACCTGCAAAGTTGGGAGGAGAGGTTCTCGGAGAAGTATCTTATTGTTGGGAAACTGGTTGCTGAGGGAGATTCCGAGGCGCCGAAGTCATAA
- a CDS encoding uncharacterized protein (SECRETED:SignalP(1-24)), which translates to MARFFYHLTVLQLCLLALITPVLGKKKLSYPTTVEVDLLFPRNETYNNMTGFPIVFAIQNAKAVDVFGWTLEWKFVWLDGDKDEKFLDHYTGPDIKDSSTFNEFRYIADDSFLAPGKIYTKNNYYLRPVDGNRERGINRLPWN; encoded by the exons ATGGCCCGATTCTTCTATCATCTTACCGTCCTCCAGCTTTGCCTGCTGGCACTGATCACTCCGGTGCttgggaaaaagaaactaTCCTATCCAACGACTGTTGAGGTCGACCTTCTCTTTCCCCGAAATGAAACCTACAACAACATGACCGGCTTCCCTATCGTGTTCGCCATACAGAACGCCAAAGCTGTAGACGTATTCGGGTGGACCCTAGAGTGGAAGTTCGTATGGCTGGACGGGGACAAAGACGAAAAATTCCTGGATCACTATACCGGCCCAGACATAAAAGACAGTTCAACGTTCAACGAATTCAGGTACATCGCAGATGATAGCTTCCTCGCCCCTGGCAAAATATACACAAAGAACAACTACTACCTGCGCCCTG TGGACGGCAACAGAGAGCGAGGCATCAATCGACTGCCCTGGAACTGA